Within the Pristiophorus japonicus isolate sPriJap1 unplaced genomic scaffold, sPriJap1.hap1 HAP1_SCAFFOLD_680, whole genome shotgun sequence genome, the region tatatcccacacctctcacattaacactgatatacctcacacctctcactgtaacaccgatataccgcttacccctcactgcaaaactgattttccccacacacctcacaggaGCACTGTTATACAccaccctctcatagtaacactgatatacctcacacccctcactgtaacactaatataactCACACCCTTCAGAGTAACAACGAttaaccccacacctctcactttaacacggatataccccacaacactcactgtaacactgatgtaccctacacctctcactgtaacactgatatatcccacacctctcacttttacactgatgcaccccacacccctcactgtaacactgatataactcacacctctaactgtaacactgatatacctcacacctttcactttaacaccgatataccccacacccctcactgtaatactggtatACCCACACTCctgatgtaacactgatataccccacacctctcactgtaacactgatataacactcacccctcactgtaacagtgatataccccacaactctcactgtaacactgatgtaccccatacACATCAATGTGACATTGATATgccacacacccctcactttaacactgatataccccacaccccacattgttacactgctataccccacacccctcactataatactgatatagcccacaccgctcaatgtaacactgatataccccacacatcttactgtaatactgatataccccacaccgctcactgtaacacacagatatacctcacacccctcactgtaatactgatataccccacacccctctctgtaaaactgatatacaccacaaccctcactgtaaaactgatatacaccacacccccactttaacactgatacaccccacacccctcactgtaacactgatatactacacatccctcactgtaacactgatataccccacacctctcactgtaacactgatatacgccacacccatcatggtaacactgatataccccacacccctcactgtaacactaatataactCACACCCTTCAGGGTAACAACGAttaaccccacacctctcactttaacacggatataccccacaacactcactgtaacacagatgtaccctacacctctcactgtaacactgatatattccacacctctcactgttacactgatgcaccccacacccctcactgtaacactgatataactcacacctctaattgtaacactgatacacctcacACCTTTCAaattaacaccgatataccccacacccctcactgtaacactgatataccactcacctctcactgtaacagtgatataccccacaactctcactgtaacactgatataccactcacccctcactgtaacagtgatataccccacaactctcactgtaacactgatgtaccccatacacatcaatgtaacactgatatgctacacacccttcactgtaacaccgatatataccacacccctcactgtaacactgatatacgccacacccgtctgtgtaacactgatataccgcacacccctcactgtaacactgatataccccacaccccacattgtaacactgctataccccacacccctcactataatactgatataccccacaccgctcactgtaaaactgatatacaccacaaccctcactgtaaaactgatatacaccacacccccactttaacactgatacaacccacacccctcactgtaacactgatatactacacatccctcactgtaacaatgatataccccacacctctcactgtaacactgatatacgccacacccatcatggtaacactgatataccccacacccctcaatgtaacactaatATAACTCACACCCTTCAGGGTAACAACGAttaaccccacacctctcactttaacacggatataccccacaacactcactgtaacactgatgtaccctacacctctcactgtaacactgatatatcccacacctctcactgttacactgatatacctcacacctttcactttaacaccgatataccccacacccctcactgtaatactgatatacccacactcctgatgtaacactgatataccccacacctctcactgtaacactgatataccactcacccctcactgtaacagtgatataccccacaactctcactgtaacactgatgtaccccatacacatcaatgtaacactgatatgctacacacccctcactgtaacactgatataccccacacctctcactgtaacactgataaacgccacacccctcactgtaacactgatgcaacccacacccctcactgtaacactgatatacctcacacccctcagtgtaacactgatatacctcacacccctaactgtaacattgatataccccacacacctcacagtaacaatgatatacatcacacccttcactgtaacaccgatatacaccacacccctcactgtaacactgatataccccacaaccctcactgtaacactgatataccccacacccctcattgtaaaactgatataacccacacccctcactgtaactatgatataccccacaccccgcaatgtaacactgttatactccagcctctcaaagtaacactgaaataccccacacccctctctgtaacactgatatacctcacacccctcactgtaacaccgatataccgcacacccctcactgtaacaccgatatatcccacacccgtcactgtaacactgatataccgcaaccccctcactgtaacattgatataccccacaccccacattgtaacactgctataccccacacccctcactaaaatactgatataccccacaccgctcaatgtaacactgatataccccacaccccttactgtaatactgatataccccacaccgctcactgtaacacacagatatacctcacacccctcactgtaatactgatatgccccacacccctctctgtaaaactgatatacaccacaaccctcactgtaaaactgatatacaccacacccccactttaacactgatacatcccacacccctcactgtaacagtgatatactacacatccctcactgtaacactgatataccccacacctctcactgtaacactgatatacgccacacccatcatggtaacactgatataccccactcctctcactttaacacggatatacGCCataacactcactgtaacactgatataccctacacctctcactgtaacactgaatcacctcacacccctcactgtaacactgatatacctcacataattcactgtaacacggatataacccacacccctgatgtaacactgagatacccgacACCTCTCATTGTAAAACtgttataccccatacccctcactgtaacactgatataccccacatccctcactgtaacactgttatgctccACCCTCTCataataacactgatataccccacacctctcattgtaacactgatatacctcacacctttcactgtaacaccgatacaccgcccacccctcactgcaacactgattttccccacacacctcacagtaacactgttatactccatcctctcatagtaacactgatataccccacacccctcactgtaacacggatataactCACACCCTTCAGGGTTACACCGATTAACCCCCACACCTATCActtttacactgatataccccacacacctcactgtaatactgatataccccacatcgcaaactgtaacactgatataccccacaccccttactgtaatactgatataccccacacccctcactgcgacactgatatagctcacacccctcacttaaacactgatatatcccacaccgtcactataacactggtacagcccacagccctcactttaacactgatataccccacacccctcactataacactgatataccccacaaccctcactataatactgatccacctcacacccctcactgtaacactgatatagcccacacccctcactgtaacactgatataccccacaaccctcactgtaacacactgatataccccacacccctcactgtaacactgatatatcgcacaccaCTCACTTTAACAATGATagaccacacacacctcactgtaacactgatataccccacaaccctcactgtaacacactgatataccacacacccctcactgtaacactgatatatcgcacaccaCTCACTTTAACAATGATagaccacacacacctcactgtaacactgatataccccacacctctcactgtaacactgatataccactcacccctcactgtaacactgatataccccacacccctcactgtaagagtgatataccccacacctctcactgtaacactgattttcctcacacctctcactgtaacactgatataccgcacacccctcaatgtaacactgatataccccacaccccttcactgtaacactgatataccccacacccctcactgtaacactgatataccccacacccctcactgtaacactgatatacctcacacccctcaatttaacactgatataccccataactctcactgtaacactgatatacgccacacctctcactgtaacactgatatacctcacacctctcactgtaacaccgatatacctcacacccctcactgcaacactgattttccccacacacctcacagtaacactgttatactttaccctctcatagtaacactgatataccccacacccctcactgtaacactgatataactcaacCCTTCAGGGTAACACCGAttaaccccacatctctcactttaacaccgatataccccccaacactcactgtagcactgatgtaccccacatctctcactttaCACCGATATTCCCCCCAACACTCACTGCAGCACTGAtgtaccctacacctctcactctaacactgatatatcccacacctctcactgtaacactgaatcaccccacacccctcactgtaacactgatatacctcacacccctcactataacactgatatacctcacataattcactgtaacaccgatataacccacacccctgatggaacactgatataccccacacctctcattgtTAAACtgttataccccatacccctcactgtaacactgatataccccacacccctcactgtaacactgttatgctccACCCTCTCataataacactgatataccccactcctctcattgtaacactgatatacctcacacctctcactgtaacaccgatacaccgcccacccctcactgcaacactgattttccccacacacctcacggtaacactgatataactcacacccttcactgtaacaccgctatatcccacacccgtcactgcaacactgatataccccacacccctcactgtaacactgatataccccacacgcctcattgTAAAACtgctatactccacacccctcactgtaatactgatataccccacacctctcaatgtaacacacagatatacatcacagccctcactgtaatactgatatagcccacacccttcTCTGTAAAGCTGATatacaccacaaccctcactgtaacactgatataccccacacccctcactttaacactgatttaccccacacccctcattttaacactgatagaccacacatccctcactgtaacactgatatacccaacgcctctaactgtaacactgatatacgccacacccctcacggtaacactgatataccctactcatctcactttaacacggatataccccacaacactgactataacactgatataaccaacacctctcactgtaacactgatatattccacacctctcactgcaacactgatgcaccccacacccctcaacgtaacactgatatacctcgcacccctcactgtaacaatgatatacctcacaccattcaatgtaacaccgatataccccatcccttcactgtaacattgatacacCCACACCCctgatgtaacactgatataccccacacctctcattgtaaaactgatataccccatactcctcactgtaacactgatataccccacacccctcactgtaacactgttatactccaccctcccatagtaacactgatataccccacacctctcactgtaacactgatatacctcacacctctcactgtaacactgatatacctcacacctctcactgtaacaccgatatacctcacacccctcacttgaACACTGATTATCCCCACAaacctcacagtaacactgttatactccaccctctcatagtaacactgatataccccacacccctcactgtaacactgttatactccagCCTCTcatcgtaacactgatataccccacacctctcactgtaacactgatatacctcacacgtctctctgtaacactgatatacctcacacctctcactgtaacaccgatatacctcacacccctcacttgaacactgattttccccacaaacctcacagtaacactgttatactccaccctctcatagtaacactgatataccccacacccctcactgtaacactgttatactccaccctctcatagtaatactgatataccccacacccctcactgtaacactgatatacccgacgcctctcaatgtaacactgatatatcccacacccctcacggtaacactgatataccccactcccttcaatttaacacagatataccccacaccactctctctaacactgatataccctgcacctcTCACTggaaaactgatatatcccacacacatctctgtaacactaatatacctcacTCCTCTCATTGAACactaatatatcccacacccctcactgtaatactgatatatcgcacacctctcactgtaacactgatgcaccccacacccctcactgtaacactgatgtacctcacacccttcactgtaacactgatatacctcacacccctcactgcaacgctgatataccccacacacctcacagtaaccctgatatacctcacacccttcactgtaacaccgatatacaccacacccctcactgtaacaccgatataccccacacccctcactttaacactgatataccccacacccatcattgcaaaactgatataccccataccactcactgtaacactgatataccccacacccggcactgtaacactgagataccccaccctttcatagtaacactgatataattcacatccctcactgtaacactgatataccacgcaccattcactgtaacactgatataccccacaagccTCACCTTAtcgcactgacataccccacacccctcactttaacactgataaacccgcacccctcactgtaacactgatattccccacacccctcactgtaacaccgataaaccccacacccctcactgtaacactgatataccccacagccctcacaataacattgatataccccacacccctcactgtaacactgatatacccgacacacctcagtgtcacactgatatacaccacacccctcactgtaacactgataaacccgcacccatcactgtaaaactgatattccccacatccctctctgtaacaccgatatgctctacaaccctcactgtaacaatgatataccacacacccctcactttaacaccgatataccccacaactctatctgtaacactaatatatcccacacacctcactgtaatactgatatatcgcacacctctcactgtaacactgatgcaccccacaccactcactgtaacactgatgtacctcacacccttcattgtaacactgatatacctcacacccctcactgcaacactgatatacaccacacacctcacagtaaccctgatatacctcacacccttcactgtaacaccgatataccccacacccctcactgtaacaccgatataccccaacacccatcactgtaacactgatataccccacacccatcattgtaaaactgatataccccataccactcactgtaacactgatataccctacacccggcactgtaacactgatataccccaccctctcatagtaacactgatataattcacatccctcactgtaacactgatatatcccacacccctcactgtaacactgatataccccgcacccctcactgtaacacactgatataccccacacccctcacagtaacacttatCTAATCcaaacccctcaatgtaacacagatatacaccacaccccttaatgtaacactgatatatgccaaACTCcttactgcaacactgatataccccacaccactcactgtatcactgatataccccacacccctcactgtaatactgatataccccacaaccctcactgtaacacgctgatacaccccacacccctcaccgtaacactgatataccccatacccctcactgttgcactgatataccccacacccctcagtgtaatactgatataccccacacacctatctgtaacactgatataccacacagccctcactgtaacactgatataaccctcacccctcactgtaacactgatataccccacacccctcactgtaacactgatataccccacacctctctaagtaacactgatatactccacatccctcactgtaacactgatgcaacccacacccctcactgtaacattgatataccccacacacctcacattaacaatgatatacatcacacccttcATGTAACACcgctatatcccacacccctcactgtaacactaatatgcctcgcacccctcactgtaacaacgatataccccatacccatcattgttacactgatataccccacacccctcactgtaacacactgatataccccacacccctcactgtaacactgatatgtcccgcccccctcactgtaacaacgatatgCCCCaaatccctcattgtaacactgatttaccgcgcacccctcactttaacactgatatacaccgcaaccctcaatgtaacactgatataccccgcacccctcattgtaacactgatatacccaacatggctcactgtaacattgatataccccacacggctcactgtaacactgatataccccacacccctcactgtaacactgataaacctcacagccctcactgtaacactgatataccccacaccccacaaggcaatattgatataccccacacccctcactgtaacactgatatacctcacacccctcactgtaacactgatatactccacaaacctcactgtaacactgataaaccccgcaCAACtttctttaacactgatataccccacacccctcattgtaaccctgatataccccacacccctcactgtaacacacttatataccccacacccctcactgtaacactgatataccccacacccctcactgtaaaactgatataccccacacccctcactgtaaaactgatatgccccacacccctcactataacactaatatatcccacacccctcaatgtaaaactgatataccccacacccctcactataacactgatatatcccacacctctcactgtaacactgatataccccacacccctcactgtaacactgatatactccacaaacctcactgtaacactgatatactccacaaacctcactgtaacactgataaaccccgcaCAACtttctttaacactgatataccccacacccctcactttaacgctgatataccccacacccctcactgtagcactgatataccccacacccctcactgtaacactaatatatcccacacccctcaatgtaaaactgatataacccacacccccatCACTGCTAGTGTACTAATAAAATACTGCGTTATCCCCACGCCACCATCTTTGTGCAGGGATGCAGAGCCTTCATCTTAGTGCAGTGACCCTGGGCCTGCATGTTTGTGCAGGGATCCAGCTTCCCCATCTTAATGTAAGGAGTCTGAGGCTGCAAAGTCTTTGCTTTTTCTCATGGTTTAATGAATTTCACAAACTGGGTAAATGTATTGTTCGCCGCATCCTGCAACTGCcctctgaacttagtctgtgtcacagcataaatacccgtgtttgtgcagcaactcaggagctgcagcATTGCAGCCAGTACCGTGACGTATCTATGTAGATGTACAGATACATCTCCAATGGAATAAAACACTCGTAGATATATGGAATGCACCATATACAacgcccataacaggatgaaattccccgagataacgaACATTGAAATGATACATTTCCTGCGGCTATCCATCTcggggtctctgggactctccgcagtgctgggaccccggagtctcctgcgggattTGCTGGCCACcaaaatgtgtctgacggtgagcgtattgagcagcaggatcagaacaaatgcGATACACGGGGTGAAAATAAAATGAAGGATCTCCAGTACTGTAAAGACTGCTCTATCAAGGTAATAGCGTCTCAAACAAAACCAGTGGAGGTTCGAGAATCTATAATAACCTCTGAACATAAAACACCAGAACATGTTCTTTAAGCCAGTCAACGCAGTCACTGTTCCCAGGACCACAGCTgcggttctctcggtgcaatatttggttttcagcttctggcaacaaatggccacaaatcgatcaaatgtgaaagtgacagtgaaccagacagaacagtctgtggctgcatgaAGCAGgccagcgtggatattacacatgcGCATGGACTGAAGAAAGTCAAATGCTTTCCTGTAACTAATCGGAAGCTGCTTCAATATCACGTCCAGGATAACGACCAGGAGATCCGCTGCTGCCATGGCGATCAGGTAGCGAgtcacacatttggagagaccgcacttgccgcgggacaggatcacaatcgtcactaagttcactgtgaggaagAAAAATAAACAGGGAAATTATACATCATGCTGGGAGCAAGAGAAGCAACTTGATGGAATTCGGGATGAAATCTGCAACTTATCACCGTCATTAAATGATTTGATCACCCGTGGAGCTGAATACATGGCTTATTGAAAGAATAATTGGGAAAACATTGTTGAATCGGCAAATGAAATGTGGATAAATGCAACAGGACAGTAACAGATGTATGATCAGTGAGAGATTAAATAATAGATCTACCTTTATCCCAGCAGATAAAAGCTCTGCCCGAGGTACCAGGGAC harbors:
- the LOC139256032 gene encoding probable G-protein coupled receptor 139 is translated as NLVTIVILSRGKCGLSKCVTRYLIAMAAADLLVVILDVILKQLPISYRKAFDFLQSMRMCNIHAGLLHAATDCSVWFTVTFTFDRFVAICCQKLKTKYCTERTAAVVLGTVTALTGLKNMFWCFMFRGYYRFSNLHWFCLRRYYLDRAVFTVLEILHFIFTPCIAFVLILLLNTLTVRHILVASKSRRRLRGPSTAESPRDPEMDSRRKCIISMFVISGNFILLWALYMVHSIYLRVFYSIGDVSVHLHRYVTVLAAMLQLLSCCTNTGIYAVTQTKFRGQLQDAANNTFTQFVKFIKP